A part of Miscanthus floridulus cultivar M001 chromosome 6, ASM1932011v1, whole genome shotgun sequence genomic DNA contains:
- the LOC136457508 gene encoding cytokinin dehydrogenase 2-like: MTMARATTTMVALCFLLSCVFSALTVDPPTLAASAPPPTASSTSSIIIDDIIRVLADTTTAARIRTDAEATARASTDFGTNVTVDAARPAAVFYPSCAADIAALLRASSASASPFPVSARGRGHSTQGQATAPGGVVIDMASLAGPHSATASRLAVSVDWRYIDAGGEQLWVDVLQAALAHGLTPRSWTDYLRLTVGGTLSNAGISGQAFRHGPQISNVLELDVVKGTGEVVTCSKHKDADLFHAVLGGLGQFGIITRARIPLAPAPARARWVRLLYTGAADLTADQERLIDDGRRAGALAGLMDYVEGSVLTDFQGLIGSWRSQPPSSFYSAADAARIAALAKEAGGVLYCLEGALYYGGASDTTAADVDKGVEVLVRELRYARGFAFVQDVSYVQFLDRVRAGERKLRGEGLWDVPHPWLNLFLPRSHILDFAAGVFHGVLLRTGGGGSSGGPVLVYPMNRGKWDGATSAVLPDDEDEVFYTVGILRSAVADGDLRRMEEQNAEVARFCEAAGIPCTQYLPYYATQAEWAARHFGPRRWDTFLHRKRKYDPMAILSRGQRIFSYPLA; this comes from the exons ATGACGATGGCTAGAGCCACGACCACCATGGTCGCGCTCTGCTTCCTCCTCAGCTGCGTCTTCTCGGCCCTCACCGTCGACCCGCCCACGCTCGCCGCCTCGGCACCGCCGCCGACCGCGTCGTCCACGTCATCCATCATCATCGACGACATCATCCGAGTCCTCGCCGACACCACCACGGCGGCGCGCATCCGCACGGACGCCGAGGCCACGGCGCGCGCGTCCACCGACTTTGGCACCAACGTGACCGTGGACGCGGCCCGCCCGGCGGCCGTGTTCTACCCGTCGTGCGCGGCCGACATCGCCGCGCTGCTGCGCGCGTCCAGCGCCAGCGCCTCTCCGTTCCCGGTCTCCGCGAGGGGCCGCGGCCACTCTACCCAGGGCCAGGCCACGGCCCCCGGCGGCGTCGTCATCGACATGGCGTCGCTAGCAGGGCCCCACTCCGCCACCGCGAGCAGGCTCGCCGTGTCGGTGGACTGGCGCTACATCGACGCCGGCGGCGAGCAGCTGTGGGTGGACGTGCTGCAAGCCGCGCTGGCGCACGGCCTCACGCCGCGGTCCTGGACGGACTACCTCCGCCTCACCGTCGGCGGCACGCTCTCCAACGCCGGCATCAGCGGCCAGGCGTTCCGCCACGGCCCGCAGATATCCAACGTCCTCGAGCTCGACGTCGTCAAGGGGACCGGGGAGGTGGTCACCTGCTCCAAGCACAAGGACGCCGACCTCTTCCACGCCGTGCTGGGAGGGCTGGGGCAGTTCGGCATCATAACACGCGCGCGGATCCcgctggcgccggcgccggccagGGCCCGCTGGGTGCGGCTCCTCTACACAGGCGCCGCGGACCTCACGGCCGACCAGGAACGGCTCATCGACGACGGGCGCCGCGCCGGCGCGCTGGCCGGACTCATGGACTACGTCGAGGGCTCCGTCCTCACCGACTTCCAGGGCCTCATCGGCAGCTGGCGCTCGCAGCCGCCGTCGTCCTTCTACTCGGCGGCCGACGCCGCGCGCATCGCCGCGCTAGCCAAGGAAGCCGGCGGCGTCCTGTACTGCCTCGAGGGCGCGCTGTACTACGGCGGCGCCAGCGACACGACCGCCGCAGACGTTGACAAG GGCGTGGAGGTGTTGGTGCGCGAGCTGCGGTACGCGCGCGGGTTCGCGTTCGTGCAGGACGTGTCGTACGTGCAGTTCCTGGACCGCGTGAGAGCCGGCGAGCGCAAGCTCCGCGGCGAGGGCCTCTGGGACGTGCCGCACCCGTGGCTCAACCTCTTCCTCCCGCGCTCCCACATCCTCGACTTCGCCGCGGGCGTCTTCCACGGCGTCCTGCTccgcaccggcggcggcggcagcagcggtgGTCCCGTGCTCGTCTATCCCATGAACCGGGGCAAGTGGGACGGCGCCACGTCGGCGGTGCTCcccgacgacgaggacgaggtgTTCTACACGGTGGGGATCCTGCGGTCGGCGGTGGCGGACGGCGACCTGCGGCGCATGGAGGAGCAGAACGCGGAGGTGGCACGCTTCTGCGAGGCCGCCGGCATCCCGTGCACGCAGTACCTGCCCTACTACGCGACGCAGGCGGAGTGGGCGGCGCGCCACTTCGGGCCCCGCAGGTGGGACACCTTCCTCCACCGCAAGAGGAAATACGACCCCATGGCGATCCTGTCGCGCGGCCAGAGGATTTTCTCGTACCCACTTGCCTGA
- the LOC136457509 gene encoding uncharacterized protein — MRRASVMSGFVLRCMCQLISSGVRTDKGFKEVHLNQVAKAHSEFTSNEVTGIQVYNHLRKWRQRWVKVSKLRELSGAHWNEECHMISLEEEHYMGHIQAHPKDAEFLNKPIENYQQMMTIFGNGQATGKYAMGSNEPLGTPAEFSDSSIKIEPSKDGKGAKSSHDAAKLLGKCAKDGKEGDSDSGAGNKRNRSVFTKEDTTIFYQMTDAVKDVASAIRETKPEKPEIMHPDLYGAVMYMPGFPKEGLIVAYSHLLDNKAEGDAFVGMIERHHVLWMRTWLAKHYYM; from the exons ATGCGTCGGGCCAGTGTCATGTCTGGTTTTGTTCTTCGTTGTATGTGCCAGCTCATCTCCTCAGGTGTCAGGACTGATAAGGGTTTCAAGGAGGTGCACCTGAACCAGGTTGCCAAAGCTCATAGTGAGTTCACTAGCAATGAGGTGACAGGAATTCAAGTGTACAATCACttgaggaagtggaggcagaggTGGGTTAAAGTGTCAAAGCTGAGGGAGTTGAGTGGTGCTCATTGGAATGAAGAATGTCACATGATAAGCCTAGAGGAAGAGCACTACATGGGGCACATTCAG GCTCATCCTAAGGATGCTGAGTTTTTAAACAAGCCCATAGAGAACTACCAGCagatgatgaccatctttggTAATGGTCAAGCCACAGGGAAATATGCTATGGGGTCAAATGAACCTTTGGGAACCCCAGCTGAGTTTTCTGATAGCAGCATAAAGATTGAGCCATCAAAGGATGGCAAAGGTGCAAAGAGCAGTCATGATGCTGCTAAACTGTTGGGTAAGTGTGCTAAGGATGGCAAAGAAGGCGATAGTGACTCTGGTGCTGGCAACAAAAGAAACAGGTCTGTGTTTACTAAGGAGGACACTACTATTTTCTACCAGATGACTGATGCTGTCAAGGACGTGGCATCTGCTATTCGTGAGACCAAACCAGAGAAACCTGAGATTATGCATCCAGATCTATATGGTGCAGTGATGTACATGCCTGGTTTTCCTAAAGAGGGTTTGATTGTGGCATACTCTCACTTGCTTGACAACAAGGCTGAAGGTGATGCATTTGTGGGGATGATTGAGCGTCACCATGTCCTTTGGATGAGGACTTGGCTTGCCAAGCACTACTACATGTGA
- the LOC136457510 gene encoding uncharacterized protein, protein MHLAADLPPHRGRGGPGAGPIVLASALLRRENHRRRALACGAVLASALLLVATPRFRHTPALHLFADMRNLLGVPNTLNVLTAYPLLLAGVPGLVLCICGSGCFGVSLRWEALGWFLFYAGNVAAAFGSAYYHLKPDDDRLIWDRLPMMISSSSLLSILVIERVDERIGLSCLISLLSLILLSSACERVLDDMRLWVILNFVPCIAILAMLFLFPPKYTHSRFWFLATGFYLLARFEGLADRKVYSVNRYFISGHSLEHLCFALVTFILTVMLSFRNIKIARDS, encoded by the exons ATGCATCTCGCCGCCGACCTCCCCCCGCACCGGGGCCGAGGCGGCCCCGGCGCGGGGCCCATCGTGCTCGCTTCCGCCCTGCTCCGACGCGAGAACCACCGGCGCCGCGCGCTCGCCTGCGGGGCCGTCCTCGCCTCCGCGCTGCTCCTCGTGGCCACGCCGCGGTTCCGCCACACCCCTGCGCTCCACCTATTCGCCGACATGCGTAATCTCCTCGGCGTGCCCAACACGCTCAATGTGCTCACCGCCTACCCGCTTCTACTCGCCGGGGTCCCGGGCCTCGTCCTCTGCATCTGCGGCAGCGGGTGCTTCGGCGTCAG CTTGAGATGGGAGGCCTTGGGATGGTTCCTCTTTTATGCTGGGAATGTAGCAGCAGCATTTGGCTCGGCTTACTATCATCTCAAGCCAGATGACGACCGCTTAATTTGGGACAGGTTGCCG ATGATGATATCATCCTCCTCACTTTTGTCAATATTAGTAATTGAAAGAGTTGATGAGAGGATTGGGCTATCTTGTTTGATCTCACTCCTATCTCTTATATTACTGAGCAGTGCATGTGAAAG GGTTCTTGATGATATGCGTTTATGGGTGATTCTGAACTTTGTTCCTTGCATCGCCATTCTTGCAATGCTATTCTTGTTTCCTCCCAAGTATACACATTCAAGGTTTTGGTTCCTTGCTACAG GCTTTTACCTTTTGGCAAGATTTGAAGGCCTTGCTGACAGGAAAGTTTACAGTGTGAACCGGTACTTCATTAGCGGCCATTCCCTGGAGCACCTTTGTTTTGCCCTGGTGACATTTATACTAACTGTGATGCTGTCCTTCAGAAATATTAAGATTGCCAG GGACTCCTGA